A genomic window from Gymnodinialimonas ceratoperidinii includes:
- the ligA gene encoding NAD-dependent DNA ligase LigA produces MSNPTQEASARAAKLSPTQAEERLAELAEILTRANTAYHGEDAPDLSDAEYDALKRENAAIEAAFPDLKRADSPSDQVGAAPAEGFSKLTHSQRMLSLANAFDDADVTDFVAGIRRYLNLDPKTPLAFTAEPKIDGLSLSLRYENGTLVSAATRGDGAVGENVTANARTIDDIPQQLENAPEILEVRGEVYMSHADFSDLNARQIKAGAKPFANPRNAAAGSLRQLDPAITKARPLRFFAYAWGELSAPLAETQSGALERLRELGFQINDRTRTCHSSDEMLAHYATIEEDRAGLGYDIDGVVYKVDDLDYQRRLGMRSTTPRWAIAHKFPAELAWTTLEAIDIQVGRTGALSPVARLTPVTVGGVVVSNATLHNEDYIAGRDANGAPIRDGKDIRVGDRVQVYRAGDVIPKVADVDLSKRPADAEPYVFPTDCPECQSDAIREEGDAVRRCTGGLICPAQAVEMLKHFVSRAAFDIDGLGAKQVEAFYLDGWVAEPADIFKLKQNYGQGLQQLKNREGWGEKSATSLFNAIDDKRKIALNRLIFALGIRHVGEVAASDLARHYMSWEALAEALDAAAPAAEAHLRAEAAVVAERKAAAQAGRRASLQPERDKAWAGTHVRAKAAWDDLIGIDGIGATVAVSLVTTLQQPRERASIERLIAELTEIEAPKARATQSAVAGLTIVFTGALEQMTRAEAKARAEALGAKVSGSVSAKTDIVVAGPGAGSKEKKAKDLGIELLTEEQWLDRIGDG; encoded by the coding sequence ATGTCTAATCCAACTCAAGAGGCCTCGGCCCGCGCGGCCAAGCTCTCGCCGACCCAGGCAGAAGAGCGTTTGGCGGAACTCGCTGAGATCCTCACGCGCGCCAACACGGCCTACCATGGCGAAGACGCGCCCGATCTCAGCGACGCGGAATACGACGCGCTCAAACGCGAAAACGCCGCGATCGAAGCCGCGTTCCCAGACCTGAAGCGGGCCGACAGCCCCTCCGATCAAGTGGGCGCAGCACCGGCGGAAGGCTTCTCCAAGCTGACCCACAGCCAGCGCATGCTGTCGCTGGCCAATGCCTTCGACGACGCGGATGTGACCGACTTCGTGGCCGGTATCCGTCGTTACCTCAACCTCGACCCCAAGACGCCCCTGGCGTTTACCGCGGAACCCAAGATTGACGGGCTCTCGCTTTCGCTGCGCTACGAGAACGGCACGCTTGTCTCAGCGGCCACCCGCGGTGACGGAGCGGTGGGCGAGAACGTCACGGCCAACGCTCGCACCATCGACGATATTCCGCAGCAGCTTGAAAACGCGCCTGAAATCCTCGAGGTGCGCGGCGAGGTCTATATGAGCCACGCCGATTTCAGCGATCTCAACGCGCGTCAGATCAAGGCCGGCGCCAAGCCTTTTGCCAACCCGCGCAACGCGGCGGCGGGCTCTCTGCGGCAATTGGATCCGGCGATCACCAAGGCGCGGCCCCTCAGGTTTTTCGCCTATGCCTGGGGCGAGCTGAGCGCGCCTCTCGCCGAGACGCAATCCGGCGCGCTGGAGCGATTGCGGGAGCTCGGTTTCCAGATCAACGACCGCACCCGGACCTGCCACAGCAGTGACGAGATGCTGGCGCATTACGCGACGATCGAGGAGGATCGCGCGGGACTGGGCTATGACATCGACGGTGTCGTCTACAAGGTCGATGACCTCGACTATCAGCGGCGCCTCGGGATGCGCTCGACGACACCGCGTTGGGCGATTGCCCACAAGTTCCCGGCGGAGCTGGCGTGGACGACGCTGGAGGCCATCGACATCCAGGTGGGCCGCACGGGGGCGCTCAGCCCAGTGGCGCGGCTGACGCCGGTGACCGTGGGGGGCGTCGTCGTCTCAAACGCGACGCTGCACAACGAAGACTACATCGCCGGCCGCGACGCCAACGGCGCGCCGATCCGGGATGGCAAGGACATCCGCGTGGGCGACCGTGTGCAGGTGTACCGTGCCGGCGACGTGATCCCGAAGGTCGCGGATGTTGATCTGTCAAAACGGCCTGCCGACGCTGAACCCTACGTCTTCCCGACCGATTGCCCGGAGTGTCAGTCCGATGCGATCCGCGAGGAGGGCGACGCCGTGCGCCGTTGCACCGGCGGTCTCATCTGCCCCGCACAGGCCGTTGAGATGTTGAAGCATTTCGTCAGCCGTGCGGCCTTCGACATTGATGGTCTGGGCGCGAAGCAGGTGGAGGCATTCTACCTCGACGGATGGGTGGCTGAGCCGGCCGACATCTTCAAGCTCAAGCAGAATTACGGGCAGGGGCTGCAACAGCTCAAGAACCGCGAGGGATGGGGTGAGAAATCGGCGACCAGCCTGTTCAATGCGATCGACGACAAACGCAAGATCGCGCTGAACCGCCTGATCTTCGCGCTCGGCATCCGCCATGTGGGCGAAGTGGCGGCGAGCGATCTGGCGCGCCATTACATGTCTTGGGAGGCCTTGGCAGAGGCCCTCGACGCTGCCGCGCCTGCCGCCGAGGCGCATCTGCGCGCCGAAGCGGCCGTCGTGGCGGAACGCAAGGCCGCCGCGCAGGCTGGTCGTCGCGCGTCACTCCAGCCCGAGCGGGACAAGGCCTGGGCGGGGACGCATGTCAGGGCCAAGGCGGCGTGGGACGACTTGATCGGCATCGACGGGATCGGCGCGACGGTCGCAGTATCGCTCGTCACCACGTTGCAGCAACCGCGCGAGCGCGCCTCGATCGAGCGGCTCATCGCGGAACTCACCGAAATCGAAGCCCCGAAGGCGCGCGCGACACAAAGCGCCGTGGCCGGGCTGACGATCGTCTTCACCGGCGCGCTCGAGCAGATGACCCGCGCGGAAGCCAAGGCCCGCGCCGAGGCGCTCGGTGCCAAGGTGTCGGGATCGGTTTCGGCCAAGACCGATATCGTCGTGGCGGGGCCGGGAGCCGGGTCGAAAGAGAAGAAGGCGAAGGACCTCGGGATCGAACTTCTGACCGAGGAGCAATGGCTCGACCGGATTGGCGATGGCTGA
- the mnmA gene encoding tRNA 2-thiouridine(34) synthase MnmA gives MALDSPNGLNSLGFAKAPADTRVVVAMSGGVDSSAVAAQLADEGYDVVGVTLQLYDHGAALAKKGACCAGRDIQDAARVAETMGFPHYVLDYENVFKDAVIDEFADSYLAGATPVPCIRCNERVKFKDLLETAKDLDADCMATGHYIQRKMGAQKAELHSAADAARDQSYFLFSTKQEQLDFLRFPLGHLESKAETRALAAKYGLSVADKPDSQDICFVPNGNYAAVIEKLRPGAADPGDIVDLEGRVLAQHRGVIHYTIGQRRGLGIGGLEDPLYVVKLDPDTRQVVVGPKEMLSTRTVPVREINWLGDEPFDSRDAWELDVKIRSTRPPRGAVIRPISATEAEVELIVAEEGVSPGQACVFYAPEGGRIFGGGWIHRG, from the coding sequence ATGGCACTCGACAGCCCCAACGGTCTCAATTCGTTAGGATTTGCAAAAGCGCCCGCCGATACCCGCGTTGTCGTCGCGATGTCGGGCGGCGTGGATTCGTCTGCCGTGGCCGCTCAACTGGCGGACGAGGGCTATGACGTCGTGGGCGTCACCCTGCAGCTCTACGATCACGGCGCGGCGCTGGCCAAGAAGGGCGCCTGCTGTGCCGGGCGCGACATTCAGGACGCGGCGCGGGTGGCCGAAACCATGGGCTTCCCCCATTACGTGCTGGATTACGAGAACGTCTTCAAGGACGCGGTCATCGACGAATTCGCCGACAGCTACCTTGCCGGCGCGACGCCGGTGCCCTGCATTCGCTGCAACGAGCGGGTGAAGTTCAAGGACCTGCTGGAGACGGCCAAGGACCTCGACGCCGATTGCATGGCGACCGGACACTATATCCAGCGCAAGATGGGGGCGCAGAAGGCGGAGCTGCATTCCGCCGCCGATGCCGCGCGCGATCAGTCGTATTTCCTGTTCTCCACCAAGCAGGAACAGCTCGATTTCCTGCGCTTCCCGCTCGGTCATCTTGAAAGCAAGGCCGAGACCCGGGCGCTTGCGGCGAAATACGGGCTGAGCGTGGCGGACAAGCCCGACAGTCAGGATATCTGCTTCGTGCCCAACGGCAATTACGCGGCCGTGATCGAGAAGCTGCGCCCCGGAGCGGCGGATCCGGGCGATATCGTCGACTTGGAGGGCCGCGTTCTGGCACAGCACCGGGGTGTGATCCATTACACGATCGGACAGCGCCGTGGTCTGGGGATCGGCGGTCTCGAAGACCCGCTTTACGTGGTGAAACTGGACCCCGACACCCGTCAGGTGGTGGTCGGCCCGAAAGAGATGCTCTCGACGCGGACGGTGCCGGTGCGCGAGATCAACTGGCTCGGTGACGAGCCCTTCGACAGCCGCGACGCTTGGGAGCTGGACGTCAAGATCCGCTCCACCCGCCCGCCGCGGGGTGCGGTTATCCGGCCGATCTCGGCGACCGAGGCGGAGGTGGAGTTGATCGTGGCCGAAGAAGGCGTCAGCCCCGGTCAGGCCTGCGTTTTCTACGCGCCCGAGGGTGGCCGCATCTTCGGCGGAGGCTGGATCCACCGCGGTTAA
- a CDS encoding DUF4870 family protein produces MMDPETPQKPINAPGHGQPLQSAIIIYALYGGGIVFPLAALAGLIFAYVERGKDPVLDTHLNFQIATFWWGLLAIVVGFVLAFVLIGFVIWAFWFLWLIVRLITGFQLAQANQPISGTEAMGLKAV; encoded by the coding sequence ATGATGGATCCCGAGACCCCGCAAAAGCCGATCAACGCCCCTGGCCATGGGCAGCCGTTGCAATCGGCGATCATCATCTATGCCCTTTATGGCGGCGGGATCGTCTTTCCCCTCGCTGCGCTGGCCGGATTGATTTTCGCCTATGTGGAGCGTGGCAAGGACCCGGTGCTCGACACCCATCTCAACTTTCAGATCGCGACCTTCTGGTGGGGGCTTCTGGCTATTGTCGTGGGCTTCGTCCTCGCCTTCGTGCTGATCGGCTTCGTGATCTGGGCCTTCTGGTTCCTCTGGCTCATCGTCCGCCTGATCACCGGGTTCCAGCTGGCTCAGGCAAATCAACCGATCTCGGGAACCGAGGCGATGGGATTGAAGGCCGTTTAA
- the ctrA gene encoding response regulator transcription factor CtrA has product MRVLLVEDDPTTSRSIEMMLKHANLNVYSTDLGEEGMDLAKLYDYDIILLDLNLPDVSGHEVLRHLRTARVDTPILILSGLDDPENKLRGFGFGADDYLTKPFHREELVARIHAIIRRSKGHAQSVIDTGRISVNLDAKTVEVAGAPVHLTGKEYQMLELLSLRKGTTLTKEMFLNHLYGGMDEPELKIIDVFICKLRKKLAEATGGDTYIETVWGRGYVLRDPVSTAELDMDMAATA; this is encoded by the coding sequence ATGCGCGTTCTGTTAGTCGAAGACGATCCCACCACGTCGCGAAGCATTGAAATGATGCTCAAACACGCGAACCTCAACGTTTACTCGACCGACCTTGGTGAAGAGGGAATGGATCTCGCGAAGCTCTACGATTACGACATCATCCTTCTCGATCTCAATCTCCCCGATGTTTCCGGCCACGAGGTTCTGCGCCACCTGCGCACCGCACGGGTCGACACGCCAATTCTGATCCTCTCGGGCCTCGATGACCCTGAAAACAAATTGCGCGGCTTTGGATTTGGCGCCGACGATTACCTGACAAAGCCCTTTCACCGGGAAGAACTCGTCGCCCGTATCCACGCCATCATCCGACGCTCCAAAGGGCACGCGCAATCGGTCATCGACACGGGCCGGATTTCCGTCAACCTCGATGCCAAGACGGTGGAGGTGGCCGGCGCACCGGTCCATCTGACCGGCAAGGAATACCAGATGCTGGAGCTTCTCTCGCTGCGCAAGGGGACGACGCTCACCAAGGAGATGTTCCTCAACCATCTCTACGGCGGCATGGATGAGCCCGAGCTGAAGATCATCGACGTCTTCATCTGCAAACTCCGCAAGAAACTGGCCGAGGCAACCGGTGGTGACACTTATATCGAGACGGTTTGGGGACGGGGCTACGTGCTGCGTGACCCGGTCTCGACGGCCGAGTTGGACATGGACATGGCCGCAACCGCCTGA
- a CDS encoding histidine phosphatase family protein, with translation MRDLPPLYILRHGQTAWNVEGRFQGRLDAPLTTLGRAQAAQQGRIIAAQILPSPPEPAVRLSPLGRAQTTWHLAAAEANFNAPDVAVDEMLAEVHMGAWQGCLRQDLLPETATPADVFDASVNTPGGETFAELHARLDTFLQRLTGPTICVTHGIASLVLRGLARGLTREQMAGQGYEQGVVYHLQDGQERRLLPPGQI, from the coding sequence ATGCGCGATCTGCCGCCGCTCTACATCCTGCGCCACGGACAGACTGCTTGGAACGTCGAGGGGCGCTTTCAGGGTCGGCTCGACGCCCCGCTGACGACACTCGGCCGCGCGCAGGCGGCACAGCAGGGGCGCATCATCGCGGCGCAGATCCTACCTTCCCCTCCAGAACCCGCTGTGCGGCTCAGCCCCCTCGGCCGTGCGCAAACGACATGGCACCTCGCGGCCGCAGAGGCCAATTTCAATGCCCCTGACGTCGCCGTTGATGAGATGCTGGCCGAGGTTCACATGGGCGCTTGGCAGGGGTGTCTGCGCCAAGACCTGCTGCCCGAGACAGCGACGCCCGCCGATGTGTTCGATGCTTCCGTGAACACCCCCGGCGGTGAAACCTTCGCTGAGCTGCACGCCCGCCTCGACACGTTCCTGCAGAGACTCACCGGCCCCACGATCTGCGTCACCCATGGCATTGCCTCGCTCGTCCTGCGCGGCCTCGCACGCGGCCTCACGCGCGAACAAATGGCGGGGCAGGGGTATGAACAGGGCGTGGTCTACCACCTGCAAGACGGGCAAGAACGCCGATTGCTGCCGCCCGGACAGATTTGA
- a CDS encoding iron-sulfur cluster assembly scaffold protein, whose protein sequence is MASDTDLIKLYSQRILALAADIPHRGTLEAPQAQVKKRAPLCGSTVTVSLSLEDGRVSNFAQDVKACALGQAAAALLGKHVIGRTRIEVEAARDALRAMLKDGGAPPQSPWEGYEVLEPAREYRNRHASIMLSLEATAEAMAEAERAACA, encoded by the coding sequence ATGGCCAGCGACACCGACCTGATCAAGCTCTACTCGCAGCGCATTCTCGCGTTGGCGGCGGATATCCCGCATCGTGGCACCCTTGAAGCGCCGCAGGCACAGGTCAAGAAGCGCGCGCCACTTTGCGGCTCCACCGTAACCGTCAGCCTCTCGCTCGAGGATGGCCGGGTCTCAAACTTCGCCCAGGACGTGAAGGCCTGCGCCCTGGGTCAGGCCGCTGCAGCGCTGCTGGGCAAACATGTCATCGGACGCACCCGGATCGAGGTGGAAGCCGCGCGAGACGCGCTCCGCGCCATGCTGAAAGACGGCGGCGCGCCCCCGCAGTCACCGTGGGAAGGATACGAGGTGCTGGAGCCGGCGCGCGAATACCGCAATCGCCACGCCTCCATCATGCTATCGCTGGAAGCCACGGCCGAAGCCATGGCCGAAGCAGAACGCGCCGCCTGCGCCTGA
- a CDS encoding HU family DNA-binding protein, whose product MATKTTRKRKSTSAGPRRSSALGARSAAKTSAPVSAAKAAPQVETKADAPAADPVITPAAAPADTPDTTPATDDRLKRPDLIEAVAKRVSLKRSEAKMVFDVVLDEIGKALDASDEVVVPPLGKLMVKKRMEKPGGDMLTLKLKRAAADPAAGDVAPLADTDQDS is encoded by the coding sequence ATGGCGACGAAAACAACCCGCAAGCGCAAGTCCACCTCCGCTGGCCCGCGCCGCTCCAGTGCGCTCGGCGCCAGATCCGCTGCCAAGACAAGCGCCCCGGTGAGCGCCGCGAAAGCCGCGCCGCAGGTCGAGACCAAGGCAGACGCACCCGCCGCCGACCCGGTCATCACGCCCGCGGCCGCCCCCGCCGACACGCCTGACACGACGCCCGCCACGGACGACCGCCTCAAGCGCCCCGACCTGATCGAAGCTGTCGCCAAGCGCGTCTCGCTCAAGCGGTCCGAGGCGAAGATGGTCTTCGATGTCGTCCTCGACGAGATCGGCAAAGCGCTCGATGCCTCGGACGAGGTCGTGGTCCCGCCGCTCGGCAAACTGATGGTCAAGAAACGGATGGAAAAGCCCGGTGGCGACATGCTGACGCTGAAGCTGAAACGCGCCGCGGCCGACCCGGCAGCAGGCGACGTCGCCCCCCTTGCAGACACCGATCAAGATAGCTAA
- a CDS encoding DMT family transporter, which produces MTTPDNTPLRAIVLILVGMASISVNDMLIKFLSGGYPLHQMVFIRSIIGILATSVFVWFEGGWRILKTDRPGLHLIRACLIVSANMIYFAGLSVMPLGVATALFFVAPLFITILAIPVLGESVGRHRLTALLIGFAGVAVMMVPATDWSDIPRAAMLLPVIAAACYAGMQVMTRKLGAKSAASAMAIYIQVAFIVVSSVSFLLVGDGRYAEGLESESLTFLLRAWIWPAPEDLWLFAVLGAMSAIIGYCLSAAYRLGNAATVASYEYAALPMAIALGWLVFGERPGWVMLLGTALIGGAGLYVFARERRKSGVGPAAERPLRRG; this is translated from the coding sequence GTGACCACTCCGGATAACACACCGCTTCGCGCCATCGTGCTGATCCTCGTCGGCATGGCCAGCATCTCGGTCAACGACATGCTGATCAAGTTCCTTTCCGGCGGCTACCCGCTGCATCAGATGGTCTTCATCCGATCGATCATCGGCATTCTCGCCACCTCGGTCTTCGTCTGGTTCGAGGGCGGCTGGCGGATCCTCAAAACCGACCGCCCCGGCCTGCACCTGATCCGCGCCTGTCTGATCGTTTCGGCCAACATGATCTACTTCGCGGGTCTTTCCGTCATGCCGCTTGGCGTGGCGACGGCGCTGTTTTTCGTGGCCCCGCTCTTCATCACGATCCTTGCGATCCCCGTCCTTGGAGAGAGCGTCGGCCGGCATCGCCTCACCGCGCTTCTGATCGGGTTTGCCGGTGTCGCCGTGATGATGGTCCCCGCCACGGACTGGTCCGACATCCCGCGCGCGGCGATGCTTCTTCCGGTCATCGCGGCCGCCTGTTACGCGGGAATGCAGGTGATGACCCGCAAGCTCGGCGCGAAATCTGCCGCATCTGCCATGGCGATCTACATTCAGGTCGCGTTCATCGTGGTGTCCAGCGTGTCATTCCTCCTCGTCGGAGATGGGCGCTACGCGGAAGGGCTCGAGAGTGAGAGCCTGACCTTCCTTCTCCGCGCCTGGATCTGGCCGGCTCCAGAGGACCTCTGGCTCTTTGCCGTCCTTGGCGCCATGTCCGCGATCATCGGCTACTGCCTCTCGGCGGCCTATCGCCTCGGCAATGCCGCCACGGTCGCTTCCTACGAATACGCTGCCCTGCCGATGGCGATCGCGCTTGGTTGGCTCGTCTTCGGAGAGCGGCCGGGATGGGTCATGCTTCTGGGCACCGCATTAATCGGCGGAGCAGGGCTCTATGTTTTCGCGCGCGAGAGGCGCAAGTCAGGCGTTGGCCCCGCCGCCGAACGCCCCTTGCGCCGGGGCTGA
- the recG gene encoding ATP-dependent DNA helicase RecG: MADHLPKGRPEILFPLFAGLETLDGVGPKTAKHYGGIQVATPRDLIFTLPAGGLDRTRRASIRDVPLPGPVTVEVTIGTHMKPKGRGPYRIEVEDAQTSFQLVFFHAKGDYLERQHPPGARRVVSGKVELYDGIAQMAHPDHMLPPEEASAIPAYEPVYPLAQGLTQRGVHKAVQSALAKVEHLGEWIDLNTVKDRKWPAWADAINAVHAPQDASDLSRVALPRERLAYDELFAHQLTLALARSTRRRKPGLVSAGDGRLREKVLQVLPYTPTGAQLRTIADIAEDMATPHRMNRLLQGDVGAGKTLVALMALLVAVEAGGQAVMMAPTSILAGQHYLNLKPLADAAGVVCEILSGADKGKERRAKLEALARGDIHILVGTHAVFQDDVSFKSLRLAVVDEQHRFGVRERVRLSQKGEAADVLVMTATPIPRTLSLAQYGDMDLSVLDEKPPGRTPVKTALVSTARIGEVVDHLHKALDAGRQAYWVCPLVEESEVYDATAAEERFKMLRAAFGEGRVALVHGQMKPAEKDAVMAAFKAGETQVLVATTVIEVGVDVPNASIMVIEQAENFGLAQLHQLRGRVGRGAAESTCLLMYRAPLGETATRRLQVMREMEDGFRISEEDLAIRGAGDVIGTAQSGLPRFRVANLEEQAALMALAQKDARALLALDPDLEGARGQSARVLLWLMEQDKAIRLLGVG, encoded by the coding sequence ATGGCTGACCATCTGCCAAAGGGCCGGCCTGAAATCCTGTTTCCGCTGTTCGCCGGGTTGGAGACACTCGATGGTGTCGGGCCTAAGACGGCCAAGCATTATGGCGGCATTCAGGTCGCGACACCGCGCGATCTGATCTTCACGCTGCCCGCGGGCGGCCTGGATCGCACCCGCCGCGCCTCGATCCGGGATGTCCCCCTGCCGGGACCCGTCACCGTCGAGGTCACCATCGGCACCCATATGAAACCCAAGGGACGCGGGCCCTACCGGATCGAGGTGGAGGACGCGCAGACCTCGTTTCAATTGGTGTTCTTTCACGCCAAGGGCGATTACCTCGAACGCCAACACCCGCCGGGCGCGCGTCGCGTAGTGTCCGGCAAGGTCGAGCTTTACGACGGCATCGCCCAGATGGCGCATCCCGATCATATGCTCCCGCCCGAGGAGGCCTCCGCCATTCCTGCCTACGAGCCGGTCTACCCGCTGGCACAGGGCCTGACCCAACGTGGCGTTCACAAGGCGGTGCAATCGGCGCTGGCAAAGGTGGAGCATCTTGGCGAATGGATCGACCTCAACACCGTCAAGGACCGCAAATGGCCCGCTTGGGCGGATGCGATTAATGCGGTCCATGCGCCACAAGATGCCAGTGACCTGAGCCGCGTCGCGCTGCCGCGCGAGCGTTTGGCCTATGATGAGCTGTTCGCGCACCAGTTGACGCTGGCACTGGCGCGCAGCACGCGCCGTCGCAAGCCCGGCCTCGTCAGCGCGGGCGATGGTCGTCTGCGCGAGAAGGTGTTGCAGGTGCTGCCCTACACGCCCACCGGGGCGCAGCTTCGGACGATTGCCGATATTGCCGAGGATATGGCCACGCCGCACCGGATGAACCGCTTGCTTCAGGGGGATGTCGGCGCGGGCAAGACGCTCGTGGCCCTGATGGCGCTGCTGGTGGCGGTGGAGGCCGGAGGGCAGGCGGTGATGATGGCCCCGACCTCGATCCTCGCGGGGCAGCATTACCTGAACCTGAAGCCCCTTGCCGACGCGGCCGGCGTGGTCTGCGAGATCTTGAGCGGTGCCGACAAGGGCAAGGAGCGGCGTGCGAAGCTGGAAGCGCTGGCGCGCGGCGATATCCACATCCTTGTCGGCACCCATGCGGTGTTTCAGGATGACGTGTCCTTCAAGAGCCTGCGCCTCGCCGTGGTCGATGAACAGCACCGCTTCGGCGTCCGCGAACGGGTGCGGTTGAGCCAGAAGGGCGAGGCGGCAGATGTGCTTGTCATGACCGCAACGCCGATCCCTCGGACCCTAAGCCTTGCACAATACGGCGACATGGATCTGAGCGTGCTGGACGAAAAGCCGCCCGGACGCACGCCGGTGAAGACGGCCCTCGTCTCGACCGCGCGGATCGGAGAGGTCGTGGACCATTTGCACAAGGCGCTGGACGCGGGGCGGCAGGCCTATTGGGTCTGTCCGCTGGTCGAGGAGTCCGAGGTCTATGACGCGACGGCCGCAGAGGAGCGCTTCAAGATGCTCCGCGCGGCCTTTGGTGAGGGTCGGGTGGCGCTGGTCCACGGGCAGATGAAGCCGGCCGAGAAGGACGCGGTCATGGCGGCGTTCAAGGCGGGCGAGACGCAGGTCTTGGTGGCCACCACGGTGATCGAGGTGGGTGTCGATGTGCCCAATGCGTCGATCATGGTCATCGAGCAGGCCGAGAACTTCGGTCTGGCACAGCTGCACCAGCTGCGCGGCCGAGTGGGGCGTGGCGCTGCGGAATCGACTTGTCTGCTGATGTATCGTGCCCCCTTGGGGGAGACCGCAACACGGCGGTTGCAAGTGATGCGCGAGATGGAGGACGGATTTCGCATCTCGGAAGAGGATCTGGCGATCCGAGGGGCGGGCGACGTGATCGGCACCGCGCAATCCGGCCTGCCGCGGTTTCGGGTGGCAAATCTCGAGGAGCAGGCGGCGCTCATGGCGCTGGCCCAGAAAGATGCCCGCGCCCTGTTGGCGCTCGACCCTGATCTGGAGGGCGCGCGGGGGCAATCGGCCCGTGTTTTGCTGTGGTTGATGGAGCAGGACAAGGCGATCCGCCTCTTGGGTGTGGGCTGA
- a CDS encoding pirin family protein: MSWNPILDTHYPIGTDVDAIETVIVPRTRDLGAFEVRRALPARERQMLGPFIFFDSMGPAEFLTGQGVDIRPHPHIGLSTVTYLFEGKFHHRDSLGTDQWIEPGAVNLMTAGHGITHSERVDGDMLKAPYRLSGLQTWIALPEDVEDGAPDFAHATKADLPLLEAEGKQLRLILGDAYGERAPVATPSRMFYADALLEAGATLPMPEDHEDRGAFVLDGSVCVAGQVFEKGQMLVFRPGDQIALQAGEAGARLMILGGDTLSGPRHIWWNFVASSKERIEAAKEAWRAGDWMHGRFQLPPTDNAEYIPLPG; encoded by the coding sequence ATGAGCTGGAATCCCATCCTCGATACCCATTATCCGATTGGCACGGATGTGGACGCGATCGAAACCGTCATCGTTCCCCGCACCCGTGACCTCGGTGCCTTCGAGGTCCGCCGCGCGCTGCCGGCGCGGGAGCGTCAGATGCTCGGGCCGTTCATTTTCTTCGACTCGATGGGTCCGGCAGAATTCCTGACGGGGCAGGGGGTCGACATCCGCCCGCACCCGCATATCGGCCTCTCGACGGTGACCTATCTCTTCGAGGGCAAATTCCACCATCGCGACAGCCTCGGCACGGACCAATGGATCGAGCCCGGCGCGGTCAACCTGATGACCGCCGGCCACGGGATCACCCATTCCGAGAGGGTCGACGGCGATATGTTGAAAGCGCCCTACAGGCTCTCGGGGCTGCAGACGTGGATCGCGCTGCCGGAAGACGTCGAGGATGGTGCCCCTGATTTCGCCCATGCCACCAAGGCCGACCTGCCGCTTCTGGAGGCCGAGGGAAAGCAACTCCGCCTGATCCTCGGGGACGCCTATGGAGAGCGCGCGCCGGTCGCGACCCCCTCGCGCATGTTCTACGCCGACGCGCTGTTGGAGGCCGGGGCAACCCTGCCGATGCCCGAGGACCACGAGGATCGCGGGGCGTTTGTGCTCGACGGGTCCGTCTGCGTGGCCGGGCAGGTGTTCGAGAAGGGACAGATGCTGGTCTTCCGCCCCGGAGACCAGATTGCGCTGCAAGCGGGCGAGGCGGGCGCGCGGTTGATGATCCTTGGCGGCGACACGCTGTCTGGGCCGCGCCATATCTGGTGGAACTTCGTGGCATCCTCGAAAGAACGGATCGAGGCCGCGAAGGAAGCATGGCGCGCGGGCGACTGGATGCACGGACGGTTCCAGCTTCCGCCGACAGACAACGCCGAATACATTCCCCTGCCGGGTTGA
- a CDS encoding DUF1153 domain-containing protein, with protein MYIRKIQGPHAVSLPDGSTMTRSDLPSPKTTRWVASRKAAVVRGVAHGLLTAEEAIRTYSLCEEELESWTNAVERHGEKALKTTAIQQFRESE; from the coding sequence ATGTATATCAGGAAAATTCAGGGGCCGCACGCGGTATCGCTGCCCGATGGCAGCACGATGACCCGCTCGGACCTGCCGTCACCCAAGACCACGCGGTGGGTCGCAAGCCGAAAAGCCGCGGTGGTGCGCGGCGTCGCCCATGGGTTGCTCACCGCGGAAGAGGCGATTCGCACCTATTCGCTCTGCGAAGAGGAATTGGAGAGCTGGACGAATGCCGTCGAGCGACACGGAGAAAAGGCTTTGAAAACAACGGCAATACAGCAATTCCGCGAAAGCGAATAA